A DNA window from uncultured Methanoregula sp. contains the following coding sequences:
- the secY gene encoding preprotein translocase subunit SecY: MGNLLDRMEPLLAAMPAVKSPEGHVHFKNKLLWTLGILILYFVLTNIPVFGLAPANQDLFAAWRALLAGASGSIVHLGIGPIVTASIVLQLLKGADILHIDTSETRGQVMYMGLQKILILVMIVIEAAPNLVGGFLQPDPVIASQFFGGNLFAVSLLIFIQICIGGVLVFLMDEVVTKWGIGSGVGLFIIAGISQALISGFINWAKVTDQYPVGFFPRLIAIGLDGGNYMTYFGTEMLAFITTIAIFLIIVYVESTRIEIPLAHAQIRGARARFPVKLIYASVLPMILVRVLQANIQMVGMFLSNIGITIFGVFENGTPINGIMYYLAPINGPTQWMWWIQDLGHAPWQVLLRMGVDTTFMVVGGAIFALFWIKTAGLDSKDVARQIQMSGMSIPGYRRNPQVLEKYLDRYIPRVTIIGGVFIGVLSVVANLFGVIGSVSGTGLLLTVSITYRLYEEIASQQIMEMYPFMRTFFGKE; this comes from the coding sequence ATGGGAAACCTGCTGGATCGAATGGAACCCCTGCTCGCTGCGATGCCCGCAGTCAAGAGCCCAGAAGGCCACGTTCATTTTAAAAACAAACTTCTCTGGACGTTAGGAATTCTGATTCTGTATTTTGTCCTGACGAATATTCCGGTGTTTGGTCTCGCTCCTGCAAACCAGGATCTGTTTGCAGCATGGCGTGCCCTTCTTGCCGGTGCAAGCGGATCGATCGTCCACCTTGGTATCGGACCGATCGTCACGGCATCCATCGTGCTCCAGCTCTTAAAAGGTGCAGATATCCTTCACATTGATACGAGCGAGACACGCGGGCAGGTCATGTACATGGGTCTGCAGAAGATCCTCATCCTCGTCATGATTGTGATTGAGGCAGCCCCGAACCTCGTCGGTGGATTCCTGCAGCCCGATCCCGTGATTGCAAGCCAGTTCTTCGGCGGCAATCTGTTTGCGGTGTCTCTCCTCATATTCATTCAGATCTGTATCGGAGGCGTTCTCGTCTTCCTGATGGATGAAGTAGTCACCAAGTGGGGTATCGGTTCAGGGGTCGGCCTTTTCATCATTGCCGGTATATCCCAGGCACTCATCAGCGGGTTCATCAACTGGGCCAAGGTCACCGACCAGTACCCGGTTGGTTTCTTCCCCCGTCTTATCGCGATAGGTCTTGACGGCGGAAATTACATGACCTATTTCGGCACGGAGATGCTTGCGTTCATCACGACCATTGCCATCTTCCTCATCATCGTATACGTCGAATCCACCCGTATTGAAATACCGCTTGCCCACGCGCAGATTCGCGGGGCGCGGGCACGTTTCCCCGTCAAACTGATTTACGCCAGCGTTCTCCCCATGATCCTTGTAAGGGTTCTGCAGGCCAATATCCAGATGGTGGGGATGTTCCTCTCGAATATCGGCATAACCATCTTCGGTGTTTTCGAGAACGGCACGCCCATAAACGGTATCATGTATTATCTTGCACCCATCAACGGACCCACCCAGTGGATGTGGTGGATTCAGGATCTGGGCCATGCCCCATGGCAGGTCCTTTTACGTATGGGAGTGGATACAACATTTATGGTGGTCGGAGGTGCGATCTTCGCGCTCTTCTGGATCAAAACCGCGGGGCTCGATTCCAAGGATGTTGCCCGGCAGATCCAGATGTCTGGCATGTCCATCCCTGGCTACCGCCGGAATCCGCAGGTACTGGAAAAGTACCTTGACCGGTATATCCCCCGTGTCACGATCATCGGCGGCGTCTTCATTGGTGTACTCAGTGTTGTGGCAAACCTCTTCGGTGTGATCGGATCCGTGAGCGGAACCGGTCTGCTCCTGACCGTGAGTATCACCTATCGTCTCTACGAGGAGATCGCAAGCCAGCAGATCATGGAGATGTATCCGTTCATGCGGACATTCTTTGGCAAAGAGTGA
- a CDS encoding uL15m family ribosomal protein, with product MPTNKRSKFRGSRTCGGGTHKNRRGAGNRGGRGRAGINAHHFVKWYKEMGGPVFGKDGFCNQTATDVIAIDVGALDQILPSLIAQGIAKQEGDAVVINVADMGIEKVLGSGKVTKKINISASSFSEIAKAKIEKMGGKALVV from the coding sequence ATGCCAACGAACAAGCGTTCAAAGTTCCGCGGATCGCGGACGTGCGGCGGCGGAACCCACAAGAACCGCCGTGGTGCAGGTAACCGCGGTGGCAGGGGCCGGGCAGGTATCAACGCCCACCACTTTGTCAAGTGGTACAAGGAAATGGGCGGCCCTGTCTTTGGAAAAGACGGGTTCTGCAACCAGACTGCAACCGATGTCATCGCAATCGATGTCGGGGCACTGGACCAGATCCTCCCGTCGCTCATCGCTCAGGGAATCGCAAAGCAGGAAGGAGATGCCGTTGTGATCAATGTCGCTGATATGGGAATCGAGAAGGTTCTTGGCAGCGGCAAAGTCACAAAAAAGATAAACATCTCTGCCTCAAGCTTCTCTGAGATCGCGAAGGCAAAGATCGAGAAAATGGGTGGCAAGGCACTCGTTGTCTAA
- a CDS encoding 50S ribosomal protein L30, with protein MYAVVQVRGVVKTRQDIKDTLKMLRLHHINHCVLVPDSPENLGMIRKVKDYVAFGEVDAATVETLLQTRGRVIGDAPLTDEYIKSNSAYGSIAEFAKALASGETKLRDVPGLKPVLRLHPPRKGYKTTKRTFPQGGALGYYGEEINTLLYKMR; from the coding sequence ATGTACGCTGTTGTTCAGGTCCGCGGGGTTGTCAAGACCCGGCAGGATATCAAGGACACCTTAAAGATGCTCCGTCTCCACCACATCAACCACTGCGTGCTCGTGCCAGATTCTCCCGAGAACCTCGGCATGATCCGCAAGGTCAAGGATTATGTTGCCTTCGGCGAAGTGGATGCAGCAACCGTTGAGACCCTCCTGCAGACCCGCGGCAGGGTTATCGGCGATGCACCGCTGACCGATGAGTACATCAAGTCCAATTCGGCTTATGGAAGCATTGCCGAATTTGCAAAAGCGCTTGCAAGCGGCGAGACGAAACTGCGCGATGTCCCGGGCCTCAAACCCGTGCTTCGCCTGCACCCGCCCCGCAAGGGATACAAGACCACAAAGCGCACCTTCCCCCAGGGCGGGGCGCTCGGCTACTATGGAGAGGAGATCAACACGCTCCTCTACAAGATGAGGTGA